In Chiloscyllium punctatum isolate Juve2018m chromosome 38, sChiPun1.3, whole genome shotgun sequence, a single genomic region encodes these proteins:
- the LOC140463685 gene encoding uncharacterized protein isoform X1: MKPESNNTPRFYGLPKVHKPDIPLRPIVSLPGTPSYKLAKELQKLKHLISGSIHSIQSTQEFLDIIRNIHIDKEETTVSFDVTNVMFTSVDKSLARETIANLLDIQNRQQDGEHINKDGTFKLLDLCLTTHFTFNNQIYEQINGTPMGSPISGLIAEAVMQRLEQTVLPQIQPKLWVSYVDDTFVIIKNTEIENTHQIINATLTGIRFTREEEKDNQLPFLDVMVQRTPNGEFTTKVYRKATHTDQVLNYESNHPNTHKRSCIKTLFKRATTYCSTPELEKEEEEHLYNVFAKNGYLRNFINRCLRERQRNEDMPQPKGLATLPYIKSIFELTARLLRPLGLITAHKPTATLRQQLTRTKDPIPSMSKTNVVYKIPCTNCTKHYIGQTGSQLMIRIHEH, from the coding sequence atgaaacctgaaagcaacaacacccccagattctatggactacctaaagtgcacaaaccagacatcccactcagacccatagtatcactaccagggacaccatcatacAAACTAGCTAAAGAActacagaaactgaaacacctgatcagcggatccatacactctatacagtcaacacaggaattcttggacatcatcagaaatatacacatagacaaggaagaaactacggtctcattcgatgtaacgaaTGTAATGTTCACCTCTGTCGACAAAagcctagccagagaaacaatagccaacctgctggacatacagaacagacaacaggacggtgaacatatcaacaaagatggcacattcaaactactggacctgtgcctcacaacacactttacattcaacaaccaaatatatgaacaaatcaatggcacacccatgggctcacccatctctggactcatagcagaagcggtaatgcaaagattagaacaaacagtcttaccgcaaattcaacccaaactctgggtcagctatgtggatgacacctttgtaatcattaaaaacacagaaatagagaacacacaccagatcatcaacgccacactcacaggaatccgattcactagagaggaagaaaaggacaaccaactcccattcctagacgtgatggtacagagaacacctaacggagaattcaccacaaaggtatacaggaaagccacacacacagaccaagtcctgaactatgaaagcaaccaccccaacacacacaaaagaagttgcatcaagacactgttcaaaagggccacaacatactgcagcacaccagaactggaaaaagaggaagaagaacacctatacaatgtattcgccaaaaacggatacctgcgcaatttcatcaacagatgcctaagggaaagacaacggaatgaggacatgccgcaacccaaaggactagccacactaccatacatcaagagcattttcgaactgacagccagactactgcgaccactaggactcataacagcacacaaaccaacagccactctcagacaacaactcaccagaacgaaggacccgatacccagcatgagcaaaaccaatgtagtgtacaaaatcccatgcacaaactgcacaaaacattacataggacaaacaggaagtcagctaatgatccgcatccatgaacactaa